In the Caenorhabditis elegans chromosome X genome, one interval contains:
- the H35N09.1 gene encoding Activin_recp domain-containing protein (Confirmed by transcript evidence) has product MSTFSCILLLAISFVSLSFGLNCHVGDEATTTILGGFDYCYVGTEHKTREKVYGGSTGSFDMNEGNCMYSINTDTGNEYINCYCDYETCNSPPDRTKPLSGLAKFDRTPFSCHDC; this is encoded by the exons ATGTCCACCTTTTCGTGCATCCTTCTCCTTGCAATTTCTTTTGTCTCCCTCTCATTTGGACTAAACTGCCATGTCGGAGATGAAGCCACCACGACCATCCTTGGAGGATTCGACTACTGCTATGTCGGGACTGAACATAAGACTAGAGAAAAAGTCTATGGAGGATCGACTGGATCATTTGATATGAATGAGGGAAATTGCATGTATAGC ATTAACACTGATACTGGAAACGAGTATATCAACTGTTACTGCGACTACGAGACCTGCAACTCGCCACCAGACCGCACCAAGCCACTGTCCGGACTTGCAAAGTTTGACCGTACCCCTTTCTCCTGCCATGATTgttaa
- the K01A12.4 gene encoding Protein quiver (Confirmed by transcript evidence): MIIFSHYHLLIALACFATSALCKKCYVGEDDPVLEDEFDYCVTTFNSKTDVITYNGKTGPTTVFKDDPNPNNLINSFCYISKNPDVDEVSCYCKVSRCNRIVTVQKFFEMMLDHRPE, encoded by the exons ATGATCATTTTTTCCCATTACCACCTTCTCATTGCATTGGCTTGTTTTGCAACATCTGCACTCTGCAAGAAATGCTACGTTGGAGAGGATGACCCTGTCCTGGAAGACGAGTTCGACTACTGCGTCACAACGTTTAATTCAAAGACTGATGTCATCACGTACAACGGAAAAACTGGCCCAACAACTGTGTTCAAGGATGATCCTAATCCCAACAATCTCATCAATAGCTTCTGTTATATCAGC AAGAATCCTGACGTTGACGAAGTGAGTTGCTACTGCAAAGTGTCAAGATGCAACAGAATAGTCACCGTCCAGAAGTTCTTCGAGATGATGCTTGATCACCGTCccgaatag